The genomic DNA AAAAAAACAGGATTGATAGGGCTTAGCAATTTCTTTGTAAAGGATGCTCCCTGCGTGATCGTAGCCTGTGCCGACACCAAGAAGAACATGCGCGTGAATGGGCAGGATTACTACCTGGTGGATACAGCTATCTCCTTTCAACAGATGATGTTATGCGCTTGGGAGATGGGTATAGGCTCCTGTTGGATGGCTGCCTTTTCCGAGAAAATCCTGGCGAAGTATCTGGAAATTCCGAGGTCGTGGAGAATTGTGGCTATATCACCTTTTGGCTATCCCAAAGATGAGAAAAGCATGTGGGGAAAAGTCGTGTCAGGATTTGCCGGAAGCACAAAACGACAGCCCTTAGACGATATGGTGATATATCGGAATACAGCAGATTGATCTCGATATCCTTACTATCCTGAAGAATGAACCCCATTTGGCTATTCATCCTCCGTGCTTCAAGGAGTGATGAAGCAGATATCA from Candidatus Cloacimonadota bacterium includes the following:
- a CDS encoding nitroreductase family protein, which produces MSFMELISTRYSVRDFKPDPIPSEALDKILEAGRMAPSAQNRQPWRYIVLTNPAQIKALVKKTGLIGLSNFFVKDAPCVIVACADTKKNMRVNGQDYYLVDTAISFQQMMLCAWEMGIGSCWMAAFSEKILAKYLEIPRSWRIVAISPFGYPKDEKSMWGKVVSGFAGSTKRQPLDDMVIYRNTAD